A region of Gadus morhua chromosome 18, gadMor3.0, whole genome shotgun sequence DNA encodes the following proteins:
- the sap30bp gene encoding SAP30-binding protein isoform X1, protein MRRVLAMASGKRSSLLSSLADYGDDSEPDSDIEDEDTGTEDRWGGLVSASYGEDDISRVEDPEKGPSEDEESGESSRHSEMEESDEGKDADDVKEIPEAEKKNPHELVALFSEKVRNMSPDKIRIPSEPAGRCPSHLQEKICKLYERKLQEGFDTNNHIQKKKEFRNPSIYEKLIQFCGIDELGTNYPKDMFDPHGWSEDSYYEALAKAQKVEMDKMEKARKDRTKNGGGSFYNQPPRVPYRPVEELHIEFVTGTKKGTIAANTAALAALASSATSTTATAEAQKRKSKWDSAVPVTVAQPPLLPGGGPIPGVVSVTTTASGTKTTVISAVGTILKKAKQ, encoded by the exons ATGCGACGGGTGCTAGCAATGGCGAGCGGAAAGAGGAGTTCGCTTCTCTCGTCTTTGGCAGATTATGGAGACGATTCAGAGCCAGATTCTGACATCGAAGACGAAGATACAG GAACAGAGGACCGATGGGGAGGTCTCGTCTCCGCCAGCTACGGAGAAGATGACATCAGCCGGGTAGAAGACCCAGAGAAGGGCCCATCTGAAGATGAGGAGAGCGGAGAAAGCTCCCGTCACTCT GAAATGGAGGAATCGGACGAGGGGAAGGATGCGGACGATGTGAAG GAGATCCCAGAAGCAGAGAAGAAGAACCCTCACGAGCTTGTCG CGCTCTTCTCTGAGAAAGTGAGGAACATGTCGCCGGACAAGATCCGGATTCCCTCGGAGCCGGCTGGTCGCTGCCCCAGCCACCTACAG gagaagATCTGCAAGCTGTACGAGAGGAAGCTGCAGGAAGGCTTCGACACCAACAACCAcatccagaagaagaaggagtTCAGGAACCCCAG TATCTACGAGAAGCTGATCCAGTTCTGTGGCATCGACGAGCTGGGGACCAACTACCCCAAGGACATGTTCGACCCCCACGGCTGGTCGGAAGACTCTTACTACGAAGCCCTCG CTAAAGCCCAAAAGGTGGAGATGGACAAAATGGAGAAGGCCAGGAAGGACCGAACAAAG AATGGTGGCGGGTCTTTCTACAACCAACCACCGCGAGTCCCCTATAGGCCGGTAGAGGAACTCCAC ATTGAGTTTGTGACTGGCACCAAAAAGGGCACCATTGCCGCCAACACGGCTGCCCTGGCCGCCTTGGCCTCCAGCGCCACCAGCACCACGGCCACAG ccGAGGCTCAGAAGAGGAAGAGCAAGTGGGACTCTGCGGTTCCGGTGACCGTGGCCCAGCCCCCGCTGCTCCCCGGCGGCGGGCCCATCCCCGGGGTGGTCTCCGTGACGACCACCGCCAGCGGAACCAAGACCACCGTCATATCGGCGGTGGGCACCATCCTGAAGAAGGCCAAGCAATGA
- the sap30bp gene encoding SAP30-binding protein isoform X2 — translation MRRVLAMASGKRSSLLSSLADYGDDSEPDSDIEDEDTGTEDRWGGLVSASYGEDDISRVEDPEKGPSEDEESGESSRHSEMEESDEGKDADDVKEIPEAEKKNPHELVALFSEKVRNMSPDKIRIPSEPAGRCPSHLQEKICKLYERKLQEGFDTNNHIQKKKEFRNPSIYEKLIQFCGIDELGTNYPKDMFDPHGWSEDSYYEALAKAQKVEMDKMEKARKDRTKIEFVTGTKKGTIAANTAALAALASSATSTTATAEAQKRKSKWDSAVPVTVAQPPLLPGGGPIPGVVSVTTTASGTKTTVISAVGTILKKAKQ, via the exons ATGCGACGGGTGCTAGCAATGGCGAGCGGAAAGAGGAGTTCGCTTCTCTCGTCTTTGGCAGATTATGGAGACGATTCAGAGCCAGATTCTGACATCGAAGACGAAGATACAG GAACAGAGGACCGATGGGGAGGTCTCGTCTCCGCCAGCTACGGAGAAGATGACATCAGCCGGGTAGAAGACCCAGAGAAGGGCCCATCTGAAGATGAGGAGAGCGGAGAAAGCTCCCGTCACTCT GAAATGGAGGAATCGGACGAGGGGAAGGATGCGGACGATGTGAAG GAGATCCCAGAAGCAGAGAAGAAGAACCCTCACGAGCTTGTCG CGCTCTTCTCTGAGAAAGTGAGGAACATGTCGCCGGACAAGATCCGGATTCCCTCGGAGCCGGCTGGTCGCTGCCCCAGCCACCTACAG gagaagATCTGCAAGCTGTACGAGAGGAAGCTGCAGGAAGGCTTCGACACCAACAACCAcatccagaagaagaaggagtTCAGGAACCCCAG TATCTACGAGAAGCTGATCCAGTTCTGTGGCATCGACGAGCTGGGGACCAACTACCCCAAGGACATGTTCGACCCCCACGGCTGGTCGGAAGACTCTTACTACGAAGCCCTCG CTAAAGCCCAAAAGGTGGAGATGGACAAAATGGAGAAGGCCAGGAAGGACCGAACAAAG ATTGAGTTTGTGACTGGCACCAAAAAGGGCACCATTGCCGCCAACACGGCTGCCCTGGCCGCCTTGGCCTCCAGCGCCACCAGCACCACGGCCACAG ccGAGGCTCAGAAGAGGAAGAGCAAGTGGGACTCTGCGGTTCCGGTGACCGTGGCCCAGCCCCCGCTGCTCCCCGGCGGCGGGCCCATCCCCGGGGTGGTCTCCGTGACGACCACCGCCAGCGGAACCAAGACCACCGTCATATCGGCGGTGGGCACCATCCTGAAGAAGGCCAAGCAATGA